The Halorubrum salinarum genome segment TCGACGCGCGCGGACCGCGCCGTCGCGAAGTACGACCGACGAGGGGAGGCGGGCCGCGACGAGGACGCGGCGGCTGACGAAGCGGCCGGCGCGACCGACGCCGAGTGAGCCCCGCGCCTTTTAACCGACGGCGCGGTCTACGCTTCGCCAACGAATGGGACTCACGAAGCGCATCATCCCCTGTATCGACGTCGACCTCGACGACGACGGCGACGCCGCGGTGTACACCGGCGTCAACTTCGAGAACCTGGAGTACACGGGCGACCCCGTCGAGCTGGCGAAGAAGTACAACGAGGCGGGCGCCGACGAGTTCGTCTTCCTCGACATCACCGCCAGCGCCGAGGGGCGGGAGACGATGCTGGACGTGGTGAACGCGGTCGCCGACGAGTGTTTCATCCCCCTGACGGTCGGCGGCGGCATCCGCACCAAGGCCGACATCAAGGAGACGCTCCGCGCCGGCGCGGACAAGGTGTCGATCACGACCGGCGCCTTAGAACGCCCCGAGCTCATCGAGGAGGGCGCGGCCGCGTTCGGCAGCCAGTGCATCGTCATCTCCGTCGACGCCCGCCGCCGGTACGACGACGAGGGCGACCACTTCTACGAGGACGAGGACGGCGAGACGGTGTGGTTCGAGTGTACGAAGAAGGGCGGCCGCGAGGGCACCGGCATCGACGCCGTCTCGTGGGCGAAGGAGGCGGAGGAGCGCGGCGCGGGCGAGCTGTTCGTCAACTCCATCGACAAGGACGGCACGAAGGACGGCTACGACGTGCCTCTGATGAAAGCGGTCGGCGAGGCCGTCTCCACCCCGCTCATCGCCTCCTCCGGCTGCGGGGGCCCCGAGGACATGTACGAGGTGTTCACGGAGGCGAACGCCGACGCCGGGCTCGCGGCCTCCATCTTCCACTTCGGCGACTACTCCATCGAGGAGACGAAGGCGTACCTCGACGAGCGCGGCGTGCCGGTGCGGCGCTGAGCGCGGCCCGGCGCGGGAGTAACTACGCCCGTAGTTTCTATTTTTGCGCGACTGAAACCAACAGTTATTATCCGACCGAGCGCGAATCATGACGTATGTCCACGTCCACGTCATCCGCGCGTGTTCGCGACGGGTCGCCCGAACTCGTCTGTAAACGGACGGACGGCGACGGCGGCGGCGAGGTGACGTTCTTCGAGCGGGACGTCGACCCGGACGAGCGGACCACCCGGTGGATCACGGTCCGCGAGTCCGACTGCGTGCCCCGCGACGAGTGGCGATAAGAGCGGTTTTGTCGTGGTTTTGGGGTTTATTTATAAATCGTCGTGAGCGGAGCGGCGGCGAACACCTCCGAAGCCCCAGTCCCGGCCCGGACAGCACCGCAGCCTCACACCTCCCCAGCCTCGTCGGGCGCCGTCGCTTCGCTCGGCGCCCGACTCCCTCGCGGCCTCCGCTTCGCTCCGGCCGCTCGCAGGCACGCGCCGCCCGCAGCTAATTACTTATAAATAGCCGTCCGAGGTCGGTCAGTCGTCGTCCGCGGCGGCGCGGTCGGCGAACTGCGGCAGTTCGTCGTCGAGCAGCGCGACCGTCGCCAGCCGGATCGCGTGCGGCCAGCCGAGCGGGGTCGCGCTGTCGGGCGTCCCGTCGTCGAAGAACTGCTCGGGGAGGTACGTCGTCGGCTCGCACAGCGAGCCGCCCGGCGAGACGTGCGCGAGCAGGTCGCGGGCCCGGGCCGTCATCTCGGCGGCGCGCGGATCGTCGTGCGCCGCGAGCAGGGCCGCGAGCTCCGCGCAGGCGTTCGCGCCCCACGCGGTCGAGACGGTCCACACCTTCTCCGAGAGCTGGTCCGCCCGGCGCCAGCCGTCGCCCTCGTAGCGGATCAGGCCGGCGATGTCGTCGGTCTCGTGAGAGAGGCCGTCGACGACGGTCTCCACGTGCGAGACCAGTCGGTCGAGGCGCTCCTCGTCGACCGCGCCGCCCTCGCCGTCCGCCGCGCCGAGCGCGTCGAACGAGCGGTGCGCGGCCGCGAGCGCCAGCGTCGCGGAGTCGAGCCGGTCGTCGATGCCGCCGTCGAGCGTCTCGCGGACGGCGTAGCAGCCGCGCTCGGGCACCCACAGGTCGTCGAGCGCCGCGTACACCTCGCGGGCCCGATCGCGGGCGTGCGCGGCGAGGTCGTCCGGCAGCGACGCGGCGCCGGGCACAGCGTCGGGGTCGTCGAGCGCGTCGACGCTGAGCCCCTCGCCGTGCCGCGCGAGCTCGCTGTACGCCTCCAGGAACGTCGCGGCGGTATGCGCGAACCGGCCGGCCGAGTCCTCCCACGCGTTCTGACAGACGACGGGGCGGCCGTCGGGTTCGAGCGTCCGGTCGAGGCCCGCGAGCGCGGCGACCAGCGTGGCGTCGAGACCGTCCACGTCGACGCCCGCCGCCCGCGCTCGGGCGAGGTACGCGACGACGCTGCCGGTCTGGTCGGCCTGGTAGTCCACGTCCGGGCCGTCCTCGATGCGGGCGTTCGCCCAGCCGGGCGCGAGCGCGCCGTTCCGCGGCCACACCCGGTGGGGCCAGGAGCCGTCCGGGCGCTGCGTGTCGACGTACATGCGGGCGGAGCGGGCGTGCCAGTCGTCGAGGTCGAGGCCGACCGCGTCGGCGGCGCCGAGCAGGAACCCGGATATCTCCGCGTCGTCGCGGAACCACGTGTAGCCGTAGCCGCCGGAGTGCTCGTAGTAGGGGTCGAAGTCCGGCCCCGCGATCCGGAGCCCGGACGGCGCGGAGAGCAGCGAGAGGACGCGTAAGTCCGCGACGACCGACTCGCGGGCGGGCGCCGAATCCGGCACCGACGGGAGCGCGTCGGCGGCCGCCTCGGCGAGCGCGTCGACGCCGTCGAGGTCGGCGAAGAGGTCGTCGAGGCGCTCGCGGGCCGCCTCGCGGTCGGTCTCGGCGCGGTCGGTCAGGAGCGTGGCGACGGTCGCGACCCCGTCGTCGAACGGCACGTCGGCGATGACCTCGCCGGAGAGGCGCTCCTCCTCGTAGCGGTCGCCGTCGCGGTCGCGCGGGAGCTCGGTTGGGTCGTCGTCGAGCAGTTCGGGGAACGTCGCCGGGAGCTGGCCCCGGAGGTCGGCGAAGCCGGTCGCGCTCGCGAGGAAGTCGTGCTCGTCGGCGTGGTACACCTCGACGGCGTCGTCGTAGCGGAGCTGGCCGACGCGGTCGTCGCGGCCGTCGGGCGCGAAGCGGGCGTAGACGACGAGCGAGGCGTCCGCCGGGTCGACGTCGCCGTCCGCGAACTCGACCGACGCCCGGGTGAGGTGCGCGTCGCCGAGCGTGAGGTCGTGGCGGGTCACCGTCGCGCGCGGCGTCTCGTGGACCGTCTCGACCAGCGCGGTGTCGCCGACGTACCGCTGGCTCGTCTCGGCCTCGTCGAGCCAGGCCACCTCGTCGCCGACGGCGAGGCCGATCCGGGACCGGACGAGCCCGGTCCGGCCGGTGAGCGGGTAGCCGAAGTCGCGGAGTTCGCCGTCGTCGCCGACGTGGACGAGCCGGCCGTTTCCGCCCGAGAACCGGCCGGAGACGGTGCGCCGCTCGCCGGGGAAGCGCGTCCCGTCGCCGGCGTGGCGCTTGTAGTCGTCGAGGGCGTCGCGGAGCTGCATTACGCGAACACACGCCACCGCCCGGTATGAACCTTTGGTGTAATTATTGTTCATTCGTTTGGGAAACGGAAACCCTCAAACCGCGGCGCGACGAGAGGCGGAGCGTGCACGAACCCGGCCCCCCGCGAACGACGAGCGTCGGCGAGCCAGTCGAGCTGGCGCCGCGGTCGCCCGACCCCGACGGCAGCTACCGCTGGACCGTCCGCGACGCGCCCGCCGACAGCGACCTCTCCCCCGGCGACGGCCCCGACCCGACAGCGACCGGCCCGCCGAGTTCGGCGACGACGGTCGACCCCGACGGCGAAGGGGAGTCCGCGACCGGGACCGACGGGCCGACGGCGGTGCTGCGGGCCGGCGAGACGGGCCGCGACGACGACCCGGTCGTCCACCTCGCGCCCGACGCCCCCGGCACCTACATCCTCGCGCTCGACGCGCCCGACGGGACCCACCGGCAGCGCGTCCGCGCCTTCCCCGACGAGCGCCGCGAGGCGGAGATCCGCGTCCCGGCCGACGACCTGGGCGTCGAGGACGGCGCGGTCGACCGCGTCTCCCTGCTGTGGCCGCACAACGAGAACCGGCTCGCGCTCGACCGCGCCGCGCGCGACGGCGACGAGTGGGTCGCCTCGGTCCGCGTCCCGCCGGGGCGACACGGGTTCGGCTTCGTCCCGGACGGCGACCGCTCGGCGGCGTACCACGGGGAGTGCGAGGTGCCCGGTCCCGGTCGGCCGCGGCTCTCGCTCGACGCGTCGGTCGTCGAGGCCGACGACCCGGCGGCGAGCGACCGGCTCCGCCTGACCGCCGCGGTCGAGCCCGCGCCCGCGGTCGACGGCGTCGAGCGCGGCGGCGACCCGGACGCGCTCGACGCGACGTTCCTCGTCGACGACCGCGACGCCGACCCCGAGACGGTCGCGGCGATCGAGTCGCGCGCGGACGGGCGGACGCTCTCGGTCCCGCTCGACGACCTCCCGGGTTCGGTCCGGATCCACGCGGTCCCGCACGGCGAGCGGTACGGGGCCGCGGAGACGGTTCGGATCGAGCGGGAGGGCGCGGAGTCCGGCGGCGACGGACCGGTCGCGGTGCGCGACCCGAACCCGGCGCCGGAGTGGGCCGAATCGCCGACGATCTACGAGGTCTTCGTCCGCTCGTTCGCGGGCGACACGCTCCCGACGACGTTCGCGGAGATCGAGCGCCGAGTCGAGTACCTCGACCACCTCGGCGTCGACGCGCTGTGGCTCACCCCCGTCCTCGCGTCGCCGACCGAGCACGGCTACCACGTCACCGACTACTACGACACCGCCGCGGACCTCGGCTCCCGCGAGGCGTTCGAGTCCCTGGTCGAGGCGTGCCACGACGTCGGGATCCGCGTGATCTTCGACCTCGTGATCAACCACACCTCCCGCGACCACCCCGCGTTCCAGCTCCACTCGGCCGGCATCGACGCGTACGCCGACCACTACCGCCGGACCGACGCGGCCGCCGACGTGACCGGGATCGACTGGGCAGAACTCGGCGACGGGGACGCCCCGGACTACTACTTCGAGTGGGGCCGCATCCCGAACCTCAACTACGACAGCCCGGCGGTCCGCGAGTGGCTGCTCGACGTGGTCGACGAGTGGGCCGGCGTCGTCGACGGCTTCCGCGCGGACGTGGCGTGGGGGGTCCCGCACGGCTTCTGGAAGGAGGTCGCCGACCGCGTCCCCGACGACACCCTCCTGCTCGACGAGACGCTCCCGCACGACCCGTTCTACGGCGAGGGGGAGTTCCACCGCCACTACGACACGTCGCTGTACGAGACGCTCCGCGCCGTCGGCGCGGGCGACGAGCCGGCGGACGCGGTCGAGACCGCCCTCGCCCGCGGCGAGTGGCTCGGCTTCGACGACCCCGCCGCGCAGATGCGCTACGTCGAGAACCACGACGAGGACCGGTACCTCGCGGAGCACGGCCGCGAGGCGCTCCGCGCGGCCGCGGCCGTGACGTTCACGCTGCCCGGCGCGCCGATGATCTACGCGGGCCAGGAGCGGGGCAACGAGACGTACCGCGGCCCGATCCGGTGGCACGACGGCGACAACGACCTCACCGACTTCCACCGCGAACTGGCCGCGCTGCGCGACGCCGAACCGCTCCTGCGCCGCGGCGGGGTGTCGTTCGACGGCCGTGCGGCCGACGCCCGCGTCGTCGACGGCGACGCCGAGCGCGTGGTCGCCTACGAGCGGACGCCGCCGACGGGCGCGGGAGTCGGTGACGCCGCAGCGAGCGGCGACGCCGACCCCCTGCTCGTCGTCGTCAACTTCGCCGCGGAGCCGGCGACCGTCGCCGTCCCCGGACCGGTCGAGGCGGACCTGTTCGGCGACGGGAGTACGGTCGAGGGCGACGGCGAA includes the following:
- the hisF gene encoding imidazole glycerol phosphate synthase subunit HisF; its protein translation is MGLTKRIIPCIDVDLDDDGDAAVYTGVNFENLEYTGDPVELAKKYNEAGADEFVFLDITASAEGRETMLDVVNAVADECFIPLTVGGGIRTKADIKETLRAGADKVSITTGALERPELIEEGAAAFGSQCIVISVDARRRYDDEGDHFYEDEDGETVWFECTKKGGREGTGIDAVSWAKEAEERGAGELFVNSIDKDGTKDGYDVPLMKAVGEAVSTPLIASSGCGGPEDMYEVFTEANADAGLAASIFHFGDYSIEETKAYLDERGVPVRR
- a CDS encoding alpha-amylase family glycosyl hydrolase, which gives rise to MHEPGPPRTTSVGEPVELAPRSPDPDGSYRWTVRDAPADSDLSPGDGPDPTATGPPSSATTVDPDGEGESATGTDGPTAVLRAGETGRDDDPVVHLAPDAPGTYILALDAPDGTHRQRVRAFPDERREAEIRVPADDLGVEDGAVDRVSLLWPHNENRLALDRAARDGDEWVASVRVPPGRHGFGFVPDGDRSAAYHGECEVPGPGRPRLSLDASVVEADDPAASDRLRLTAAVEPAPAVDGVERGGDPDALDATFLVDDRDADPETVAAIESRADGRTLSVPLDDLPGSVRIHAVPHGERYGAAETVRIEREGAESGGDGPVAVRDPNPAPEWAESPTIYEVFVRSFAGDTLPTTFAEIERRVEYLDHLGVDALWLTPVLASPTEHGYHVTDYYDTAADLGSREAFESLVEACHDVGIRVIFDLVINHTSRDHPAFQLHSAGIDAYADHYRRTDAAADVTGIDWAELGDGDAPDYYFEWGRIPNLNYDSPAVREWLLDVVDEWAGVVDGFRADVAWGVPHGFWKEVADRVPDDTLLLDETLPHDPFYGEGEFHRHYDTSLYETLRAVGAGDEPADAVETALARGEWLGFDDPAAQMRYVENHDEDRYLAEHGREALRAAAAVTFTLPGAPMIYAGQERGNETYRGPIRWHDGDNDLTDFHRELAALRDAEPLLRRGGVSFDGRAADARVVDGDAERVVAYERTPPTGAGVGDAAASGDADPLLVVVNFAAEPATVAVPGPVEADLFGDGSTVEGDGEGEVRVAVDAVAVLR
- a CDS encoding glycoside hydrolase family 15 protein, with amino-acid sequence MQLRDALDDYKRHAGDGTRFPGERRTVSGRFSGGNGRLVHVGDDGELRDFGYPLTGRTGLVRSRIGLAVGDEVAWLDEAETSQRYVGDTALVETVHETPRATVTRHDLTLGDAHLTRASVEFADGDVDPADASLVVYARFAPDGRDDRVGQLRYDDAVEVYHADEHDFLASATGFADLRGQLPATFPELLDDDPTELPRDRDGDRYEEERLSGEVIADVPFDDGVATVATLLTDRAETDREAARERLDDLFADLDGVDALAEAAADALPSVPDSAPARESVVADLRVLSLLSAPSGLRIAGPDFDPYYEHSGGYGYTWFRDDAEISGFLLGAADAVGLDLDDWHARSARMYVDTQRPDGSWPHRVWPRNGALAPGWANARIEDGPDVDYQADQTGSVVAYLARARAAGVDVDGLDATLVAALAGLDRTLEPDGRPVVCQNAWEDSAGRFAHTAATFLEAYSELARHGEGLSVDALDDPDAVPGAASLPDDLAAHARDRAREVYAALDDLWVPERGCYAVRETLDGGIDDRLDSATLALAAAHRSFDALGAADGEGGAVDEERLDRLVSHVETVVDGLSHETDDIAGLIRYEGDGWRRADQLSEKVWTVSTAWGANACAELAALLAAHDDPRAAEMTARARDLLAHVSPGGSLCEPTTYLPEQFFDDGTPDSATPLGWPHAIRLATVALLDDELPQFADRAAADDD
- a CDS encoding DUF7511 domain-containing protein, with translation MSTSTSSARVRDGSPELVCKRTDGDGGGEVTFFERDVDPDERTTRWITVRESDCVPRDEWR